The following DNA comes from Heterodontus francisci isolate sHetFra1 chromosome 44, sHetFra1.hap1, whole genome shotgun sequence.
ATTGCGTTCATCAAGTCTTCTTTTTCAGACTGCATGTCATTGGCTGCCTCCTGCGCTCTCCGAACTTCCAAACAAAGCTGCTCCTTCTCATGTTCCAGAATTGTGCATTTTTCATTTAAGGAGTTTAATTCTGCATTCAAAGTGCAAATCACTTTCTGGTTTAATTcttttgtctctctgtgttcctcttcTGAAACCTTTAAGGCTTCATTCAATCTGCTTTTCACCTTTTCCACTTCTTCAATCAGCTCTTCCTTCGTTCTCAATTCTTCAACTGACTTTTCTTCTAAAAGAGAAAACTTAGAGTCAGCAATTTCTGCTGTTCCCTCTTTGGTTAGTGTTTCAGATTGGGGCTTCTCAGCATGAAGGACCATCAACTCCCCCTCCAACTCACTGATCTTCATCTGCAAACTGTCAGAATATCTGATGCTCTGCCAATGCTGCGTTGCATCAACATCCTTATAATTCTGTTCCTCAGGCTGCCTCTGGCTTTCAACATCTTGTTTCAACTGAATTATATTCCACTGTGCAGAATTAATTGCCGAGGTCACCCCTGTTTTGCCGAAGGGAGCCCCTATAGATAGGATAGAACTTGCCCTCTGATCCTCTGGTACAGTTAACATATTATTAAACACATTTTCACAACAGCTGGCATTGATTTTTCTTATCTGCTGTGCCTGCTTTTCAGGATCCTCTTTCAGTTCTGGCAGCTTCTGCATGGCAGAACTGATTAGCAAGGCCATCTTTGGTTCTTCGAATTGATCCCCTTGGGCCAGGATCAAATTGACTGCCTGCTCTTTAGGTAAGAGCAAtgaattatcaaatgccttttcattGTGGCCAGAGTCTGATTTTTGTACTACTTCATCAGCAGGCACCACTCTTGCATTTATCAGGGGAGCTTGTTCACTCAACCCCAACTTTTCCATGGTCAGCACGCCATCATTTTCATGTTCGTTTTGGTTGGCCTGAGGGAACTTCCCACTAAAGGTCTGCTCCAGCACGGTACCCCTGGAGGGACTTGCACTGTCAACACACTTTTGTTCTGACATCTCCACAACATCTTTAAAGTTAGTTTTCAGCTCACAATTCTCCTTTTGAAGGTATGACAGAACTTTCAAAGTACTTTGCAGACGTCCATTTAAGACTTGAATGATCCAGTCCTTCTCTTCCATGCCCAAGAGAAGACCCTCAATGTTCTGACTTTGCGCTTCCAGGGCCACTGTTAATTGCTGTGTCTCCCTGTGAATTCTGGACTGCAGATTGTCAAACTTATCTTCAGCCTGTCTTTTTGATTTTTCTTCCTGCTCCTTCTCTCTGGTCAGCTCTTTGCATTTTTTCTGAAGTTCATCTAGATGTTTCTGATGCTCAAGCAACTGCTCATTAAACTCAAATTGCTCAACAACTTTGCGCTTTAAGTATTCCAGGAACAGCTCTCGACAGTCTTTCTCATGGCCACTCCCATCGTCCCCCTTCACGATTTCCATAAAACGAGTTTTCTCCTCATTCAGTTTCTGTTCCAGCATTTCTCTCAGGTCACAACACAGGTAATTTGGGTGATTTAAAGAGATGTCGTTAAGTTCAAAGTTTTGAACATCTTCGTGCTTAAGATATTCCAGAAGGCGGTCTCGACTCTCATCATCAAGAACTTTCCTATCATTTGTCTTTATTATCTCCTCGATGCAACACTTTTCACTGTTAAGGTCTACAATCTGTTGTTCAAGCTGCTGCATCTTCTTAGAAGCAGCATTTTGCAGAATTTGAATTTCATCTTCATTGGATCCCACATGGCCATCTTTGGATCTTGTTAGCTGTGAGACTTTGTTGCACTCAAGCTCCAGCATCTTATTGGTCTCTTGCAGCTTTGCCACCTTGACTCTCTCATATTCCAGGTCCTTTTCCAGTGCACTTATTTGCCCTGCCTGAAGAGTAACCAGTGCAGTGAAGCGCTCAGCCTCCGCAGCGCATCTTTGCATTGCTTGCTTTAGCTTCCGCCTCAGCTCTGCTAGGGTCTGCTGTTTTTTCTGGCTTTCAATCACTTTAGCATCAAGCGTTTGTTTCATGTCATCCAGCTCACGCTGTAACATCTgattttttgtttttacttcatCCAATTCTACCTCACGCTCTCTTAGATGTGCAGATACGGTAATCGGTTTGTCAAGCCAGTCAATCGTTACCTCACCGTTATCTACAGGGTCACTGGGCATTACAGCAGCTTGCGCTCTACTCGCTGTGAATTCTTGCTTCATTTCTTTGTCAAAATCCTGGAGTCGTGTCCGCACTTTCTCTTCAGGATCTGGGAACACATCCCTTGTTTCTTCCGAGCTTCGGAATTCTACTGATGTTCCACTTTGCTCAGCTTCCACTTTTACTTCAGTTTTTAAAATTGGATCTTCCTCGATGTTGGCCCCAACAGCTTGGACCAAGTTCACAGACTTCACCCTCAGTTCCAATTCTCCCAGTTGACCTCCTTCCATCAAATCCAATATTTTCTCTCTGACTTTCACCTGCAATCCCACAAGTGTCTCTGCGTTATCAAACTGCCCATCTTTTGATAGATGGTTCTCTTGCTCTTCAGCGAGTTCACATATGCCGACCTTGTTTCTATCACTGTTATTCAACTCGCACACCACCGTCCCAAGACCCATGCTCCCGGAGTTCAATTGGACTTCATGGGCTAGTTTCTGTTGAAGATCTTTAAGCTTGGATACAAGAGCCAGGTTTGCAgctaaaattaaaaacaaaaacttCGCTGAAGTTGTATATGGTGACCTAACTAGCTGATTTGCCAGTCCCAGAATAGCAAAAATGTTCCTTACTGCTATGACATTGTATCGTAGACTCCTGACCAAAAGCCCAAATGACCAGTCTCAGCAAATAGCAATGTCATGTGCGCACTGTTAATTGTAATACAGACATCTTGATTCTGTCTACCGCAATTAAAAGGCTGTTCACAAGCTATTTCCCACTTTCCCCTCCTGACAAAGTCTGACAaatcacacaaactcactcacataGTGTGAATGAAGTGGAGTCTGCAAAATCAGATAGGCTCAGCATCTTAGTGAGCAGGTGGGTGCAAAAAGCAGACTGTCCAACTTGCACCCGTTGACAAAATCCACCCTGTCCTGTCCCAGCGCAAATGGATGAAACCTCCAAACAGTAGCCCCAGGAGACCTTGAGTGCGAGCATTAATGAGGGACTGAGGTAATCTCCTACTGAGAAGGCGTAACCACACCGATTAAGCGGTCTGTTATTTTACCAGCCATTAGGGAAGAGAGCCCTTCATTCATCTCCAGTTGAAGAGCCAGGATTTAACACTCAAAGCCACTGTTACACTTATTCAACTGCTTTACTGGGGAACATACTTCAGAGGAGAAAAAGAGCAATGGAGTTGTCCTTTCGATAAAAGCCTTACTTTTAATTTCTTCTCTCGATTTCTGACTCAGAGTTAGCTGTTTCTCCAGCCTTTTCAGCTGTGTTTTGAGGTGCATGATTCTCTGACTGCTTTGGTCTTGACAGGTACTGATGCGGTCTTTTTCCTTCAGCGCTTTCTGAAAGgaaaaaaatgtcacaaacagaaaGTAAATAATAACACGACCAGGTTACTCTTGAAACTGCTGTTCATGCAGAGACAACAATTTATACCCTACACTGAAACATAAGACATCAGCACATGATCTTGGGTCAAGTCAAGCAGGTTGCCAGTCTGTCAGATCATTCCATTTCTCCTTCCTACCCACTCACATTTCGCCTCCCACGCCAGTTATTGGACAATGAGGGCTGGCTGAAGACCTGTTCCCAATTCTCCATCCACAGTGCTCTATAATCCAATGACCTCCACCTCCTGCTCAATGCCTCCCTTGAGAGCTGGCTATGTAAATTCAAGTCCTACTGTTCTCTAATTCTAGTGCACCCAGACATcgacattttttttaaaatataaaaggtATCAATTTTCTGCCTCCAGCAGATATCCACTTGGTAAGATCGCCTTGCTTCCAAGATAGTTGTGACATTATGAGTGATGGGGAGGCACCTCATGTATTCCACAGTGGCTCTATCGAAAGCAAGGGGACAAATACACAAAAATCCTACCCTGACTCAGCATGCTGCATATCCACCCAGCAGCAAGTTTTCCTGGAGTCCACAACATCAATGTTACTGCAACACATCTTAGGAAAGAATGCAGCGTAGATATGCTAGAATAATATCTGGACTCCAAGAACTAAATGACTGAGGAGAGAATTCACAAATTAGGGTTGCAATCCCTAGAATTTAGACGGTATAGAAGTGATTTTAATTGAAGCTTTCAAAATACtatagagagaaaatatttccactggttGCAGAGTCTAGGAAACAGGACacagcttaaaattagagctgggcctctCAAGAGTGAAGTTAgaaaacacttctacacgcaaagggaGGCAGGAGTTTGGAATtcttttccacaaacagcaactgacgataggtcaattgttaattttgagTCCGAGATAGATTTTTTGTTCACCAAAGATATTAAGGCATACGGATTTAGGTcacagatctcattgaatggtgcaacAGATTCTAGAGGCTAACTGGCCTAgtccagttcctatgttcctaacagcaGGGAACCCATAAATGGCAGAGTGGCAATTAACCTTAAAAGACACGTTTGTTTCAATACAGTTTCAAGATTAAACATCACCTGGAGACTTTTCTGCAGATCGTCCCCCTTCCTCTGGTGAGTTGCAAGTTCCTTTTCTGCACAAAGGAATTTTGCTTTGACTTCCTCCAACTCTCTGTCCACTAGCTGTTTCCCTGTTGCCATCTGTCAGAAAGAAACTACATAAACCCAAAGCACCATCCTGGCAAATACAGAATTACACAGCTGAGAAAATCTTTTGCTGAGGTCGGGACAACTACAAGCTGCAAGATTTGAAAGTCCTGTGTAATTTCAACTTATCAACTAAATCTGAATGAAACCAGCAAACATTTAACTAAAACAAACATTTTAAAATAAGGTTTGGTTCCCTCTGAAATGGGCACATTGGAAATTTTCCAGTTAATAGAAAATAGTGATTTTAAACAAAGATCCCTCTCACCTGGAGaagggcaaaaaaaaaaaatggatttactagaatgataccagaaccgagagattatacccatcaggaaacaATGAAGAGGCTGGCACACTTTTCTCTGAAAAagtgaaggctgaagggtgacctcaTAGAGGTCTTGAAGATTACAAAAGGGTTTGTTAGTGAGGATGTTTCCATTTTGGGGGGGGCCAGAACTAAATGGAAGAAAGTTACCAGGAAATCCAATTGGAAATTCAGGAGACACTTctttacccacagagtggtgaaaatgtggaactcgctaccttaGGGAATACTTGGGGTGAACAGCATAGATCATGTGTTAGCAACCTTTTGTACCTGAagccttcttaaaaaaaaaattggctataATAAAAACTACTGGGAGCCACAATTCGAATAAAATTGAAGAATGGAGTATAGGCTTAAGCATTTCTTAAAAGGGAAATTTTTtttttgagaatttaacattatgcACTTAACTGATGCTGTAAAAAGTCAGTTGCTGTAACTTCTTTCTGACACTTCTAAGAATGACCACAGTTACTACTGAATTTCATGTAATTTCAAGACTGCGAAAAACGTCACTGTCTgagacatctcaggcagctgctggtaataaaaatggcactgctcaatttgacacacaaAACAAATTAAAGCCAAatcccctcacccctcaatggccaagATCGCTGCCTCCActcgccccccctcctccccaacagtaccccgctccctcccacaattgCCGCTTCTGTTccccatgccctcctgcactcgctGCCTCAATCGCTACATTGTTTCCTGCTCCTTCCCGTTATCAcaacttctcttccccgctccctcccactgctccagactgctcaccgctccatcccacCGTATTCTCTCGCATCCCTTTTGCTCGCTGTTCCCTCCCGCCACTTGTTGCCCACCTGGAGAAGTAGCAGGAGGTGCAGGGGGAGTGAGCAGGGTGCTAGCAGCAAGGTAGGAAGTGAGCagcgaagtgctggaaatggcgagCAGGCAGGAGCAGTCCAGAGTGGGTGAGCGCAAAAGAGaatggtgggagggagcagggaagagaagcggtgattgaggtGCCGATTGAGAAATGAAGCAGGGTCCTGCTGGAGGGGATGGAGGCAGCAATTGCAGCCATTGAGAGGCAAAGCAACACTCGGATGTTATTACGTGGTGCTGTTGACATGCGCATGTGCAGACCCATACTAGCAATCTGGCAAATGCTCAGACAAGCAGTGAATAACTCAACAAGGCAAGTTGTGTTGCCATCTAGTTCTTTCATTTGATTtgatttcctggaacaatatgttgtggaaccaaataGGGATAAAGCaactttagatctagtattatacaATGGGGCAAAGTGATGATATAATTGAATCGCGGAATAAAAAAGGACAGTAGCGAcagggatatgaaattggctgagtaacaggaaacagacagtagtggttaatggatgtttctcagagtggaggaaggtttatagtgcagttccccaagggtcagtgctcagaCTCTTGCTCCTCCTGATATACTTTAACGATCTAGACCCTGGTGTaaagggcactatttcaaaatctgcagatgatacaaaacttggaaacattgcgaACTGcatggaggacagtgtagaacttcaaaaggacatagacaagtcggtggaatgggcagacaagtggcagctgAAATTGAATGCACAGAAGAGTCAATGATTCACTTTGCTAGGAAGAACATagtgagacaatataaaataaagggtacaattctaaaggggatgtaggagcagagggacctggatgtatatgtgtagaaataattgaaggtggcaggactggtggagagagcagttaatagagcatacagtattctaggcttcattaataggtgcatagagtacaaaagtaaggaagtcttattaaacttgtatagaacactagttctgcctcaactggagtattctgtcccgttctgggtgccacacttcaggaaagacgtgaaggcattagaaagagtgcagaaaagattcacgagaatggtcccagggatgaggaaattcagttacatagatagactggagaagttcggACCGTTTTCTTAGGAGAAGAAATGGTTGAAAGGAGATTCGATAGAGGAGTTCgaaatcaggaggggtctggacagagtagataggaaagaactgttcctattggtggaagaatcaagaacaagagggcacagatttaaggcaattgcaaAAGAGGCAATGGCGAcccgaggaaaactttttcacgcgagtgttcggatctggaatgcactgcctgagtgtgtggtggaggcagttcaaTCAAGGCtataagagggaattggattgttacctgaaaaggaagaatatgcagggctatggggagaaggcaggagtggCACTGGGAAATTGCTCTTTGGCAGACACAacgcagacacgacgggccaaatggcctcctgtgatgtaacaattctgtgaattctgAATTCCATAtcaagtttgaaagcgacatactccagtcccaaacaagaatctttatCTTAAACAACGCCAATTACGTAAGTACGAAGGGAGAGCTgattaaggttgattgggtaaatagactaaaaggtacggCAGCAAATCAACAGTGGAAAACCTttcaagaaacaattcaaaatgttcaacaaaaatacattcctttaaaaaaacaaaaactcagcaaggaagAGCCATCCGTGGCTTATTAgggaagttaaggacagtattagattaaaagaggtttataatgttgcaaaaaatagaagtaagcctgaggattgaaaGTGCTTCAGAAATCAGCAAAGGGTCATCAagaagttgataaaaaggaaaataaaaagaatgagagtaaattagccagtAATATTTTTAAAAAAGATGGTAAAGAGTTTTTGCAGTATATAAAGagagtaaacattggtcctttcgagccagagataggagaaattatcatggggaatgaggaaatggcacagAAATATTTTgagcctgtcttcacagtagaatactcaaattacataccagaaatagagggtaaccaaggggctaataagagtgaggaacttaaggtcatTAATGTCAGCAGAGAAACAGTATTGCAGAAAAGTaaaggactaaaggctgacaaaaccccaggatctgatggcctacatcctagggttctaaaagaggtagctgtcgagatagtggatgcgctggttatgattttccaaaattccctagcagattggaagctagcaaatgtaacaccgctattcaagaaaggaggcagagaaaacagggaactacaggtcaggtagcctgacatcagtcgctggaatctattattaaggaagtcttaatgcacttagaaaatcatagcatgctcagacaaagtcagcatgcttttattaaagggaaatggtgtttgacaaatttattagggtttattgaggaagtaactagttgggtagataaagggggaccagtagatgaagtataaaagcaaaatactgcaggtgcttgaaaagtgaaacaaaaacagaaaatgctggaaatactcagcaggtaatgcagcatctatggagatgaaagatcagagacctgaaatgttaactcagtagatgtagtatacttggatttccaaaaggcattcgataaggtgccacacaagataagggctcatacagttgggtgtaatatattagtgtagatacaggattggttaacaaagaggaagcaaagagtaggaataaatggggagttttcaagttggcagactgaaactaggatcagtgctggggcctcagctatttacaatctatatt
Coding sequences within:
- the LOC137356078 gene encoding centromere protein F-like isoform X1, which gives rise to MSWALEEWKSELSSRALQKVSEYESQLEKLKKERQQKQLQLESLEVAFQKQNQKLEGERNENATLKREAQGLTEACNKLEKAQQRLCHEIQVKEALVCSLEGQLLAAKKQTDNLEQELKRLEAELERSQRAPTPAECQLHPTPTKIYPGCTTLSRASEGSKWDEMQEKYNREVEEKKRLVSEVKALKLQVQQLQFSSNKSHRESAPQQIRASTFSWQQEKTPTRVPESPVRQGSPSSVFPWEQPRTPPYHNSRSAQNNGNKTSHLGSESKSSQLNQLEESGSAQVQELRQENQVLRCTMSELEVWVQSQEKEIKNHLNKLQEVQSHLEKCKAELSTKEQALNKSRDDLMRATVQQEQTSNKCALLEQKLKQVSEELNCQRQNAESVRRLMEQKSKDKEKEHQQELSDQQRAYRNLEQQCKQEKNQLNQEIQKLKTEHLALQSTIDKMATGKQLVDRELEEVKAKFLCAEKELATHQRKGDDLQKSLQKALKEKDRISTCQDQSSQRIMHLKTQLKRLEKQLTLSQKSREEIKTANLALVSKLKDLQQKLAHEVQLNSGSMGLGTVVCELNNSDRNKVGICELAEEQENHLSKDGQFDNAETLVGLQVKVREKILDLMEGGQLGELELRVKSVNLVQAVGANIEEDPILKTEVKVEAEQSGTSVEFRSSEETRDVFPDPEEKVRTRLQDFDKEMKQEFTASRAQAAVMPSDPVDNGEVTIDWLDKPITVSAHLREREVELDEVKTKNQMLQRELDDMKQTLDAKVIESQKKQQTLAELRRKLKQAMQRCAAEAERFTALVTLQAGQISALEKDLEYERVKVAKLQETNKMLELECNKVSQLTRSKDGHVGSNEDEIQILQNAASKKMQQLEQQIVDLNSEKCCIEEIIKTNDRKVLDDESRDRLLEYLKHEDVQNFELNDISLNHPNYLCCDLREMLEQKLNEEKTRFMEIVKGDDGSGHEKDCRELFLEYLKRKVVEQFEFNEQLLEHQKHLDELQKKCKELTREKEQEEKSKRQAEDKFDNLQSRIHRETQQLTVALEAQSQNIEGLLLGMEEKDWIIQVLNGRLQSTLKVLSYLQKENCELKTNFKDVVEMSEQKCVDSASPSRGTVLEQTFSGKFPQANQNEHENDGVLTMEKLGLSEQAPLINARVVPADEVVQKSDSGHNEKAFDNSLLLPKEQAVNLILAQGDQFEEPKMALLISSAMQKLPELKEDPEKQAQQIRKINASCCENVFNNMLTVPEDQRASSILSIGAPFGKTGVTSAINSAQWNIIQLKQDVESQRQPEEQNYKDVDATQHWQSIRYSDSLQMKISELEGELMVLHAEKPQSETLTKEGTAEIADSKFSLLEEKSVEELRTKEELIEEVEKVKSRLNEALKVSEEEHRETKELNQKVICTLNAELNSLNEKCTILEHEKEQLCLEVRRAQEAANDMQSEKEDLMNAIQSSKTLLRGSTEKQNHLKQELEVLQEWKQKVLEDIAALEAGKESGQVKWRALQESVLEMQNQMQGLEGECKTLQNAAENAKQSQKQLREELAQIQSEKSALQSQVDHLQKAAVELNAEKIKLLAKLKQWESRPADKEIPRDVLQEYGLCENLLSAGSQQQGTAQITASKLGADLEALKRTLQEKSEEVDRNLLNYSDLLNKHQELEAAKKILSKTVNHLHDHKALPAKSDQGKAAGWESQDLTEDRKPNAGQQTLEELAEAVEQDQIEMGQRSKGHTNPAEHSARLNPAELARKINTVKLAARIQRNWQFRHHLSVAFDETEYEPYGLPDVVQKGFADIPSGPSCPHVLRRATLNSTLCPEKQGEGQSLLSFFKALGGSSKQ
- the LOC137356078 gene encoding centromere protein F-like isoform X2 is translated as MQEKYNREVEEKKRLVSEVKALKLQVQQLQFSSNKSHRESAPQQIRASTFSWQQEKTPTRVPESPVRQGSPSSVFPWEQPRTPPYHNSRSAQNNGNKTSHLGSESKSSQLNQLEESGSAQVQELRQENQVLRCTMSELEVWVQSQEKEIKNHLNKLQEVQSHLEKCKAELSTKEQALNKSRDDLMRATVQQEQTSNKCALLEQKLKQVSEELNCQRQNAESVRRLMEQKSKDKEKEHQQELSDQQRAYRNLEQQCKQEKNQLNQEIQKLKTEHLALQSTIDKMATGKQLVDRELEEVKAKFLCAEKELATHQRKGDDLQKSLQKALKEKDRISTCQDQSSQRIMHLKTQLKRLEKQLTLSQKSREEIKTANLALVSKLKDLQQKLAHEVQLNSGSMGLGTVVCELNNSDRNKVGICELAEEQENHLSKDGQFDNAETLVGLQVKVREKILDLMEGGQLGELELRVKSVNLVQAVGANIEEDPILKTEVKVEAEQSGTSVEFRSSEETRDVFPDPEEKVRTRLQDFDKEMKQEFTASRAQAAVMPSDPVDNGEVTIDWLDKPITVSAHLREREVELDEVKTKNQMLQRELDDMKQTLDAKVIESQKKQQTLAELRRKLKQAMQRCAAEAERFTALVTLQAGQISALEKDLEYERVKVAKLQETNKMLELECNKVSQLTRSKDGHVGSNEDEIQILQNAASKKMQQLEQQIVDLNSEKCCIEEIIKTNDRKVLDDESRDRLLEYLKHEDVQNFELNDISLNHPNYLCCDLREMLEQKLNEEKTRFMEIVKGDDGSGHEKDCRELFLEYLKRKVVEQFEFNEQLLEHQKHLDELQKKCKELTREKEQEEKSKRQAEDKFDNLQSRIHRETQQLTVALEAQSQNIEGLLLGMEEKDWIIQVLNGRLQSTLKVLSYLQKENCELKTNFKDVVEMSEQKCVDSASPSRGTVLEQTFSGKFPQANQNEHENDGVLTMEKLGLSEQAPLINARVVPADEVVQKSDSGHNEKAFDNSLLLPKEQAVNLILAQGDQFEEPKMALLISSAMQKLPELKEDPEKQAQQIRKINASCCENVFNNMLTVPEDQRASSILSIGAPFGKTGVTSAINSAQWNIIQLKQDVESQRQPEEQNYKDVDATQHWQSIRYSDSLQMKISELEGELMVLHAEKPQSETLTKEGTAEIADSKFSLLEEKSVEELRTKEELIEEVEKVKSRLNEALKVSEEEHRETKELNQKVICTLNAELNSLNEKCTILEHEKEQLCLEVRRAQEAANDMQSEKEDLMNAIQSSKTLLRGSTEKQNHLKQELEVLQEWKQKVLEDIAALEAGKESGQVKWRALQESVLEMQNQMQGLEGECKTLQNAAENAKQSQKQLREELAQIQSEKSALQSQVDHLQKAAVELNAEKIKLLAKLKQWESRPADKEIPRDVLQEYGLCENLLSAGSQQQGTAQITASKLGADLEALKRTLQEKSEEVDRNLLNYSDLLNKHQELEAAKKILSKTVNHLHDHKALPAKSDQGKAAGWESQDLTEDRKPNAGQQTLEELAEAVEQDQIEMGQRSKGHTNPAEHSARLNPAELARKINTVKLAARIQRNWQFRHHLSVAFDETEYEPYGLPDVVQKGFADIPSGPSCPHVLRRATLNSTLCPEKQGEGQSLLSFFKALGGSSKQ
- the LOC137356078 gene encoding centromere protein F-like isoform X3 encodes the protein MSWALEEWKSELSSRALQKVSEYESQLEKLKKERQQKQLQLESLEVAFQKQNQKLEGERNENATLKREAQGLTEACNKLEKAQQRLCHEIQVKEALVCSLEGQLLAAKKQTDNLEQELKRLEAELERSQRAPTPAECQLHPTPTKIYPGCTTLSRASEGSKWDEMQEKYNREVEEKKRLVSEVKALKLQVQQLQFSSNKSHRESAPQQIRASTFSWQQEKTPTRVPESPVRQGSPSSVFPWEQPRTPPYHNSRSAQNNGNKTSHLGSESKSSQLNQLEESGSAQVQELRQENQVLRCTMSELEVWVQSQEKEIKNHLNKLQEVQSHLEKCKAELSTKEQALNKSRDDLMRATVQQEQTSNKCALLEQKLKQVSEELNCQRQNAESVRRLMEQKSKDKEKEHQQELSDQQRAYRNLEQQCKQEKNQLNQEIQKLKTEHLALQSTIDKMATGKQLVDRELEEVKAKFLCAEKELATHQRKGDDLQKSLQKALKEKDRISTCQDQSSQRIMHLKTQLKRLEKQLTLSQKSREEIKTANLALVSKLKDLQQKLAHEVQLNSGSMGLGTVVCELNNSDRNKVGICELAEEQENHLSKDGQFDNAETLVGLQVKVREKILDLMEGGQLGELELRVKSVNLVQAVGANIEEDPILKTEVKVEAEQSGTSVEFRSSEETRDVFPDPEEKVRTRLQDFDKEMKQEFTASRAQAAVMPSDPVDNGEVTIDWLDKPITVSAHLREREVELDEVKTKNQMLQRELDDMKQTLDAKVIESQKKQQTLAELRRKLKQAMQRCAAEAERFTALVTLQAGQISALEKDLEYERVKVAKLQETNKMLELECNKVSQLTRSKDGHVGSNEDEIQILQNAASKKMQQLEQQIVDLNSEKCCIEEIIKTNDRKVLDDESRDRLLEYLKHEDVQNFELNDISLNHPNYLCCDLREMLEQKLNEEKTRFMEIVKGDDGSGHEKDCRELFLEYLKRKVVEQFEFNEQLLEHQKHLDELQKKCKELTREKEQEEKSKRQAEDKFDNLQSRIHRETQQLTVALEAQSQNIEGLLLGMEEKDWIIQVLNGRLQSTLKVLSYLQKENCELKTNFKDVVEMSEQKCVDSASPSRGTVLEQTFSGKFPQANQNEHENDGVLTMEKLGLSEQAPLINARVVPADEVVQKSDSGHNEKAFDNSLLLPKEQAVNLILAQGDQFEEPKMALLISSAMQKLPELKEDPEKQAQQIRKINASCCENVFNNMLTVPEDQRASSILSIGAPFGKTGVTSAINSAQWNIIQLKQDVESQRQPEEQNYKDVDATQHWQSIRYSDSLQMKISELEGELMVLHAEKPQSETLTKEGTAEIADSKFSLLEEKSVEELRTKEELIEEVEKVKSRLNEALKVSEEEHRETKELNQKVICTLNAELNSLNEKCTILEHEKEQLCLEVRRAQEAANDMQSEKEDLMNAIQSSKTLLRGSTEKQNHLKQELEVLQEWKQKVLEDIAALEAGKESGQVKWRALQESVLEMQNQMQGLEGECKTLQNAAENAKQSQKQLREELAQIQSEKSALQSQVLRRSQQASWVLTWRL